In a single window of the Veillonella sp. genome:
- the rnpA gene encoding ribonuclease P protein component, translating into MDYCLDKARRLTHNNEYRLVYKHGKYEVGRMCVLYRMPVAKQSTRIGFVTGKKVGCAVERNRARRLMKEVYRLNQHSIREGYHIVIVGRGPLKNATYEKAEKEILYLLRKSKLLIQNDK; encoded by the coding sequence ATGGATTATTGCCTCGATAAAGCAAGACGACTGACGCACAATAATGAATATCGCCTTGTGTATAAGCACGGTAAATACGAAGTAGGCCGTATGTGTGTACTCTATCGTATGCCCGTGGCGAAGCAATCTACGCGCATTGGTTTTGTAACCGGCAAAAAGGTTGGTTGTGCTGTTGAGCGCAACCGAGCTAGACGGCTCATGAAAGAGGTGTATCGCCTCAATCAACATTCCATACGCGAAGGGTATCATATCGTAATTGTTGGACGTGGCCCTCTGAAAAACGCTACCTACGAAAAAGCGGAAAAGGAAATTTTGTATCTTTTGCGAAAAAGCAAATTGTTGATACAAAATGATAAATAG
- a CDS encoding YidC/Oxa1 family membrane protein insertase, whose product MEFLSSIFHPIVELMTTLVTYAFQLTQMVGYPSYGVAIILLTIVIKAVLAPLTVKQIKSMKAMQELQPRMKELQDKYKNDPAKLQAEMGALYKEMGVNPLAGCLPLLVQMPFLIAIFYALQGYPYDQNYVQFLWLPSLGEPDPMYILPVLSALSTWIMSKQTSSGATGAAAQQQKIMTIFMPLFIGYISLNFPSGLVIYWIVSNVFQFVQQHFIYKSLEAKK is encoded by the coding sequence ATGGAATTCTTAAGTAGTATATTCCACCCTATCGTTGAATTGATGACTACATTGGTAACCTATGCGTTCCAATTAACTCAAATGGTAGGCTATCCAAGCTACGGTGTGGCTATTATCCTTTTAACAATCGTTATTAAAGCGGTTTTGGCACCACTTACTGTAAAACAAATCAAATCCATGAAGGCTATGCAAGAGTTACAGCCTCGCATGAAAGAATTGCAAGATAAATACAAAAACGATCCTGCAAAACTTCAAGCGGAAATGGGTGCATTGTACAAAGAAATGGGCGTTAACCCATTGGCTGGTTGTTTGCCTCTATTGGTGCAAATGCCATTCTTGATCGCTATCTTCTATGCTTTACAAGGCTATCCATACGATCAAAACTATGTACAATTCTTATGGCTTCCTAGTCTTGGCGAACCAGATCCAATGTACATTTTGCCAGTATTGAGTGCATTATCTACATGGATTATGTCCAAGCAAACTAGTAGCGGTGCAACTGGTGCTGCTGCGCAACAACAAAAGATTATGACAATCTTTATGCCTTTATTCATTGGTTACATCTCCCTTAACTTCCCATCTGGATTAGTTATTTACTGGATCGTATCCAATGTATTCCAATTTGTGCAACAACATTTCATTTACAAAAGCTTAGAAGCTAAGAAATAG
- the mnmE gene encoding tRNA uridine-5-carboxymethylaminomethyl(34) synthesis GTPase MnmE encodes MYIDDTIAAIATPPGIGGVGIIRVSGKDSFPIVNSLFKSAGTVPLMDRQNRTIQYGTIVDPATNKTIDEVLVLLMKGPHSYTAEDVVEIQCHGGIVPVRQILKLLVNHDVRMAEAGEFTKRAFMNGRIDLTQAEAIIDIIEAKTEDSLSLAVSQLDGTVSSFVKDVREQLIAMIAHLEVTIDYPEEDIEDVTSQEVRDQLQPILKAMDDLLSTANTGRLIRDGITTVIVGRPNAGKSSLMNALLRENRAIVTDIPGTTRDSIEEYMTVEGISLRLIDTAGIRDTQDTVEALGVERARDYINKADIVLCVIDGSTPLTFEEIEILTSVSGLNTIVLLNKSDVAQVVTDENIKEHGNFTAIERISAKEGEGSAVLSKWVQELVYGGRVKQDNNAMISNVRHISLMEQAKAQVEQALSSIDMGMPVDFVATDLRSAWELLGDITGDTIRESMIDELFSRFCLGK; translated from the coding sequence ATGTATATAGATGATACAATAGCGGCCATTGCGACGCCGCCCGGCATCGGCGGGGTTGGTATTATTCGTGTTAGCGGCAAGGATAGTTTTCCTATTGTAAATAGCCTGTTCAAGAGCGCTGGCACCGTTCCTTTGATGGACCGCCAAAATAGAACGATACAATACGGAACCATTGTGGACCCTGCAACGAACAAGACCATCGACGAGGTTCTTGTGTTATTAATGAAAGGCCCTCATTCTTACACCGCAGAGGATGTGGTAGAAATTCAGTGTCACGGCGGTATTGTGCCGGTTCGACAAATCTTAAAATTGCTCGTAAATCACGATGTGCGTATGGCTGAAGCCGGCGAATTTACGAAGCGCGCCTTTATGAACGGACGTATCGACCTCACCCAAGCGGAGGCGATCATTGATATTATTGAAGCGAAAACAGAGGACTCCCTCTCTCTCGCTGTATCTCAGCTAGACGGTACCGTTTCGTCCTTTGTAAAAGATGTGCGTGAACAGCTCATCGCCATGATTGCTCATTTAGAGGTAACCATCGACTATCCTGAGGAGGATATTGAGGACGTAACGAGCCAAGAGGTTCGCGATCAATTACAGCCTATTTTGAAAGCTATGGATGATTTGTTATCCACAGCGAATACGGGACGCCTCATTCGCGACGGTATTACGACGGTTATTGTAGGTCGTCCAAATGCAGGTAAATCGAGCCTTATGAACGCTCTCTTGCGTGAAAACCGCGCTATTGTAACGGATATTCCAGGGACGACGCGGGATAGTATTGAAGAATATATGACCGTAGAAGGCATCTCTCTACGCCTCATCGATACGGCAGGTATTCGCGATACTCAAGATACGGTAGAAGCCCTCGGCGTGGAGCGTGCTCGTGATTATATTAATAAAGCAGACATTGTGCTCTGCGTTATCGACGGGTCTACTCCATTAACCTTTGAAGAAATCGAAATTTTGACCTCTGTTAGCGGTTTGAACACCATAGTACTCCTCAATAAGTCCGATGTGGCACAAGTTGTTACAGACGAAAATATTAAAGAACATGGTAATTTTACAGCTATCGAACGCATCAGTGCTAAAGAAGGCGAAGGCTCTGCAGTTCTCTCTAAATGGGTGCAAGAACTCGTCTACGGCGGTCGTGTAAAACAAGACAACAACGCCATGATCAGTAACGTGCGCCACATCAGCCTCATGGAACAAGCAAAAGCTCAAGTCGAACAAGCCCTCTCCTCCATCGACATGGGCATGCCGGTGGACTTTGTCGCTACCGATTTGCGCAGCGCCTGGGAACTACTAGGCGACATCACAGGTGATACCATCCGAGAAAGCATGATCGACGAACTATTCAGTCGATTTTGTCTTGGTAAGTGA
- the rsmG gene encoding 16S rRNA (guanine(527)-N(7))-methyltransferase RsmG, whose product MKEKYDVPIARESEFVSYMMEQMSQFGLPCTEEQAKDFYVYYARMIETNKYLNLTGITDMKEVVVKHMIDSLSCYDPNIIKSGMSIIDVGTGAGFPGIPLAIYDRSLKVTLFDSLKKRLTFLESVMDELQLTNCTTLHGRAEDLSHQDYRESFDIATSRAVARLPILLEWTVPYVKEGGYVIALKGAIYEEEVGESNKALSTLKAKIEEVRTDTLPTLDDKRAILYIKKTGKTPKQYPRKPKEIKDKPLV is encoded by the coding sequence ATGAAAGAAAAATACGATGTGCCTATTGCACGTGAGTCTGAATTTGTTTCATATATGATGGAGCAAATGAGCCAATTTGGTTTGCCTTGTACGGAAGAGCAGGCGAAGGATTTTTATGTGTATTACGCGCGCATGATTGAAACAAATAAATATCTCAACCTCACCGGTATTACAGATATGAAAGAGGTTGTAGTGAAGCACATGATCGACTCCCTCTCCTGCTACGATCCAAATATCATTAAATCAGGCATGTCTATCATCGATGTTGGCACTGGTGCTGGTTTCCCTGGTATTCCGTTGGCAATCTATGACCGTAGCCTTAAGGTTACGCTGTTTGATTCTTTGAAAAAACGTCTTACCTTCCTTGAATCCGTTATGGATGAGCTACAGTTGACGAACTGTACTACTTTACATGGCCGTGCAGAGGATCTTAGTCATCAAGATTACCGTGAAAGCTTCGATATCGCTACGAGTCGTGCAGTGGCACGTTTACCTATTCTCTTAGAATGGACTGTGCCATATGTTAAAGAAGGTGGCTACGTTATTGCCTTAAAAGGTGCTATCTACGAAGAAGAAGTGGGAGAATCCAATAAAGCCCTTAGCACATTAAAAGCAAAGATTGAAGAAGTACGTACTGATACACTTCCAACCTTGGATGATAAACGAGCAATCCTGTACATTAAGAAAACAGGTAAAACACCTAAACAATACCCACGTAAACCAAAAGAAATTAAAGACAAACCGTTAGTATAA
- the mnmG gene encoding tRNA uridine-5-carboxymethylaminomethyl(34) synthesis enzyme MnmG, whose protein sequence is MYTVDNYDVIVIGGGHAGCEAALAAARMGHRTLMATISLDNIALMPCNPAVGGPGKSHLVYELDALGGQMGINADATAIQMRMLNMGKGPAVHSLRCQSDKIKYQHLMKQTIENTENLNVKQIMVTELKVEDGKVTGIVTELGEFYGAKAVILCTGTYLKGKILIGDIDYVGGPNGQRVAEHFSQSLLDNGIELMRFKTGTPARVDKRTLNLENMEVQEGDTHHHSFSFMDEWINRNEDVCWLTYTNKETHEIITSNIHRAPMYSGKIEGVGPRYCPSIEDKVVRFADKERHQLFVEPEGTSTNEMYVQGMSTSLPMDVQYAFLRTIPGLEHVEIMRPAYAIEYDCLNPTQLTPALQVKHIEGLYSAGQANGTSGYEEAAAQGLMAGINAALWLEGKEPFILARSEAYIGVLIDDLVTKGTNEPYRMMTSRSEYRLLLRQDNADMRLTEKGRAIGLVKDDRWAKFTAKKAAIDEAMDMLRNTPVNPSKETQALLESLGTAPIRTGIHAYDLVKRNELSYAIVADAFGLKRYTPDVEEAVDISITYEGYIKKQMDQVDKVRKLEEKILPKEWDYTQIKGISLEAQQKLNKIRPHSIGQASRISGVSPADVSVLLIQLEQYNRSK, encoded by the coding sequence ATGTACACAGTAGATAATTATGATGTCATCGTCATCGGTGGTGGTCATGCTGGTTGTGAGGCGGCTCTTGCTGCTGCCCGCATGGGTCATCGCACGTTGATGGCGACTATCAGTTTAGATAACATTGCGCTTATGCCATGTAATCCTGCCGTTGGCGGTCCTGGTAAAAGCCATCTTGTTTATGAACTTGACGCTTTAGGCGGTCAAATGGGTATTAACGCAGATGCTACGGCTATTCAAATGCGTATGCTCAACATGGGTAAAGGCCCTGCAGTGCATTCCTTGCGCTGCCAATCTGATAAAATCAAATACCAACATTTGATGAAACAAACCATTGAAAATACAGAGAACCTCAATGTTAAGCAAATCATGGTAACGGAGCTTAAGGTTGAGGACGGCAAGGTAACAGGTATCGTAACAGAACTTGGCGAATTCTATGGCGCTAAGGCTGTTATTCTTTGTACAGGTACCTATTTGAAAGGTAAAATCCTCATCGGCGATATCGATTATGTAGGTGGCCCAAATGGTCAACGCGTAGCAGAACATTTCTCTCAATCCTTGCTCGACAATGGCATTGAGTTAATGCGCTTTAAGACTGGTACGCCAGCTCGCGTAGATAAACGCACGCTTAACCTTGAAAATATGGAGGTTCAAGAAGGCGATACACATCATCACTCCTTCTCCTTTATGGATGAATGGATTAATCGCAATGAAGACGTATGTTGGTTGACCTATACTAACAAAGAAACGCACGAAATCATTACGAGCAATATTCACCGTGCCCCTATGTATAGCGGTAAAATCGAAGGTGTAGGCCCTCGTTACTGTCCTTCTATCGAAGATAAAGTAGTGCGCTTTGCCGATAAAGAACGCCATCAATTATTCGTAGAACCAGAAGGTACTAGTACAAACGAAATGTACGTGCAAGGCATGAGTACTTCCCTTCCTATGGACGTACAATATGCATTCCTTCGCACCATTCCAGGCCTTGAACATGTAGAAATCATGCGCCCTGCGTATGCTATTGAATACGATTGCTTGAACCCAACGCAATTGACACCAGCACTTCAAGTGAAACATATTGAAGGCCTCTATTCTGCGGGTCAAGCCAATGGTACATCTGGCTATGAAGAAGCCGCTGCACAAGGCTTAATGGCTGGTATTAATGCTGCTTTATGGCTTGAAGGTAAAGAACCTTTTATCCTTGCTCGCTCCGAAGCATATATCGGTGTTCTCATCGATGATCTTGTAACAAAAGGTACGAATGAACCATACCGCATGATGACAAGTCGCAGTGAATATCGTTTATTGCTTCGCCAAGATAATGCAGACATGCGCCTTACTGAAAAAGGTCGTGCTATTGGTCTTGTAAAAGACGATCGTTGGGCTAAATTTACAGCAAAGAAAGCTGCTATTGACGAAGCAATGGATATGTTACGAAATACACCTGTAAATCCATCTAAGGAAACGCAAGCTTTGCTTGAAAGTTTAGGTACAGCACCTATTAGAACAGGTATTCATGCTTATGATTTAGTAAAACGTAATGAACTTTCCTACGCTATCGTAGCCGATGCATTTGGTTTAAAACGCTATACTCCTGACGTAGAAGAAGCTGTTGATATCTCCATTACGTATGAAGGTTATATCAAAAAGCAAATGGACCAAGTCGACAAGGTTCGTAAATTAGAAGAAAAAATTCTTCCAAAAGAATGGGATTACACACAAATTAAGGGCATCTCCCTTGAAGCTCAACAAAAGCTTAATAAAATCCGCCCTCACTCCATCGGCCAAGCAAGCCGCATCTCTGGCGTATCCCCGGCGGATGTATCTGTACTGTTGATCCAACTAGAACAATACAATCGAAGTAAATAA
- the rpmH gene encoding 50S ribosomal protein L34 translates to MKRTYQPNTLWRKRTHGFRERMKTIGGRLVLKRRRAKGRKRLSA, encoded by the coding sequence ATGAAACGTACTTACCAACCAAATACTCTTTGGAGAAAACGTACCCATGGTTTCCGTGAACGCATGAAAACTATCGGTGGCCGTCTCGTTTTAAAAAGAAGACGTGCAAAAGGCAGAAAACGCTTATCTGCATAA
- the dnaA gene encoding chromosomal replication initiator protein DnaA yields the protein MQSFDLNNIWEHILQEAKKNMQHLPDALYLRVTSSLIPMSLESHSIHIGVMQTFVKNLIDQQPQISKALQDAITTVIGSHRDMVLFDFNQESVDTTFVDESLIDDAPVVAPPMPLPPVVEEKTHQEEFYKPIYQEPVYIDRAPAPVEIPDEPMVAPSKTVETTTPTLQSDNVPVDLSLSNLNPAYRFDNYVTGNANRIPFGAAQNVAEYPGGDYNPLFIYGPSGLGKTHLMHAIGNAIKENHPHMKVMSITSENFMNIFVETLQRNQGKLFRNTFRNIDVLMIDDIQFLESRESTKTELFNTFNELLNNNKQIVLTSDTMPNDMEQFEDRLRSRFQAGYIATMENPDLETRIAIFRSLLEREYKKNRVIRIDNDSINYVALQFSENVRVLQGAFTKLIGTASIDQRLESIDLEYTKQALAGLVHTEEVNMVTIESIQNFVSSYFNIKKQDLLGKKRKAQFAFPRQVAMYLCRDMINESYPQIAAAFSRDHTTILHAYDKITKEIERNEETKNMISEIKQKLTTCG from the coding sequence ATGCAGTCATTTGATTTGAATAATATATGGGAACATATATTGCAAGAGGCGAAAAAGAACATGCAACATTTGCCTGACGCGTTGTACTTGCGCGTCACGTCATCGTTGATTCCCATGTCTCTCGAAAGTCATTCGATCCATATTGGGGTCATGCAAACATTTGTAAAAAACTTAATCGATCAGCAGCCACAGATTAGCAAGGCTTTGCAGGATGCTATTACTACGGTTATAGGTTCTCATCGTGATATGGTGTTATTCGATTTCAATCAAGAAAGTGTAGATACTACCTTTGTTGATGAAAGTCTCATCGATGATGCACCTGTAGTGGCTCCGCCGATGCCATTACCTCCAGTAGTAGAGGAGAAAACGCATCAAGAGGAGTTCTACAAACCAATTTATCAAGAGCCGGTCTATATCGATCGTGCTCCAGCGCCTGTGGAAATCCCAGATGAACCAATGGTAGCGCCTAGTAAAACTGTTGAAACTACAACACCTACATTACAGTCTGATAATGTACCTGTAGATTTATCCTTATCTAATCTAAACCCAGCGTATCGCTTTGACAACTATGTAACAGGCAACGCGAACCGCATTCCATTTGGGGCTGCTCAAAATGTAGCCGAATATCCTGGTGGCGACTATAATCCGCTCTTTATCTATGGTCCTTCAGGCCTCGGTAAAACGCATTTGATGCACGCCATCGGCAATGCCATCAAGGAAAATCATCCACACATGAAGGTTATGTCTATTACGAGCGAAAACTTTATGAACATTTTCGTCGAAACATTACAGCGTAACCAAGGTAAATTGTTCCGCAACACGTTCCGCAATATCGACGTGCTCATGATTGATGATATTCAGTTCCTTGAAAGTCGTGAAAGTACGAAAACCGAGCTATTTAATACGTTCAATGAGTTATTAAATAACAACAAACAAATCGTACTTACTTCTGATACAATGCCAAACGATATGGAGCAATTCGAAGACCGTCTCCGTTCTCGTTTCCAAGCTGGCTACATTGCAACAATGGAAAATCCAGATTTAGAAACGCGCATTGCTATCTTTAGATCCTTACTCGAAAGAGAATATAAGAAAAATCGCGTTATCCGTATCGATAACGACTCCATCAACTACGTGGCACTTCAATTCAGCGAAAACGTCCGCGTGTTGCAAGGTGCTTTCACAAAATTAATCGGTACTGCATCTATCGATCAACGTCTTGAATCTATCGATTTAGAATACACTAAACAAGCCTTGGCTGGCCTCGTTCACACAGAAGAGGTTAACATGGTGACTATTGAAAGTATTCAGAATTTTGTAAGTTCTTATTTCAATATTAAAAAGCAAGACTTGCTCGGTAAGAAGCGTAAAGCACAGTTCGCATTCCCACGGCAAGTGGCCATGTATCTCTGCCGCGATATGATCAATGAAAGTTATCCGCAAATCGCAGCTGCGTTCTCTCGTGACCATACAACAATTCTCCATGCGTACGATAAAATTACGAAGGAAATTGAACGAAACGAAGAAACTAAGAACATGATTTCTGAAATTAAACAGAAATTAACAACCTGTGGATAA
- the jag gene encoding RNA-binding cell elongation regulator Jag/EloR — translation MEFIDVSAKTIEDAIAKGVAQLAEDGQELVETKVLEQPSNGFLGIGRKPAVVRLFFTSVAKTATQEEVAHVEEQSVAVASKPVATSETEVQDTAVETSEDDVVEKPSKKELSKEDQQEIAEKGKQFLDDMFTQMGLTVVIEKMMTKDKITFQVHGEDLGILIGKHGQTLDAIQYLTNLVAHKDVSGHCHIVVDVENYRSRREETLVNLAKRLASKVKRNRQKVSLEPMNAFERKIIHTALQGDKNVVTNSEGDEPFRHVVITYKK, via the coding sequence ATGGAATTTATCGATGTATCTGCTAAAACCATTGAAGATGCCATTGCCAAAGGCGTAGCTCAATTGGCTGAAGATGGCCAAGAATTGGTAGAAACTAAAGTCTTGGAACAACCTTCTAATGGCTTCTTGGGCATTGGTCGTAAACCAGCAGTTGTTCGCTTATTCTTCACATCTGTAGCTAAAACTGCTACGCAAGAAGAAGTAGCTCATGTAGAAGAACAATCTGTAGCTGTTGCTTCCAAGCCAGTAGCAACAAGTGAAACAGAAGTACAAGATACAGCAGTTGAAACTTCTGAAGATGATGTCGTAGAAAAACCTTCTAAAAAGGAACTTTCAAAAGAAGATCAACAAGAAATTGCTGAAAAAGGTAAACAATTCCTCGATGATATGTTTACACAAATGGGCCTCACTGTAGTTATCGAAAAAATGATGACGAAAGATAAGATTACATTCCAAGTACACGGCGAAGATTTAGGTATTTTGATCGGTAAACATGGTCAAACATTGGATGCTATTCAATACTTAACAAATCTCGTGGCACACAAGGATGTATCTGGCCACTGCCACATCGTTGTAGATGTGGAAAATTACCGTTCTCGTCGAGAAGAAACATTGGTGAATCTCGCGAAACGCTTGGCTTCTAAGGTAAAACGCAACCGTCAAAAGGTTTCCTTAGAACCGATGAATGCTTTTGAACGTAAAATCATTCACACTGCCCTTCAAGGGGATAAAAACGTTGTTACTAACAGTGAAGGGGACGAACCGTTCCGTCACGTTGTGATTACGTACAAAAAATAA
- the yidD gene encoding membrane protein insertion efficiency factor YidD, whose amino-acid sequence MKRCITMLLRLLIRFYQLAISPLKPGCCRYYPTCSTYTLQAIEKYGPLKGSWMGLKRILRCHPFHKGGYDPVP is encoded by the coding sequence ATGAAACGCTGTATAACAATGCTTTTACGACTTTTAATTAGGTTTTATCAGCTTGCCATATCTCCCTTAAAACCTGGATGTTGCCGTTATTATCCGACATGTTCCACATATACTTTGCAGGCCATCGAAAAATATGGTCCTTTGAAAGGTAGCTGGATGGGTTTAAAACGCATTCTTCGCTGCCATCCTTTCCACAAGGGTGGCTACGATCCAGTTCCTTAA
- a CDS encoding methylenetetrahydrofolate reductase produces the protein MTLREKHQQGKFTITVELDPPKSSSAQKVFDQAARLKGKVDAINIADSPMSKMRMSPISLSYLLQHNEGIETIFHLTCRDRNIIGLQSELLGAAALGVNNILTLTGDKPDNGDHPFAQSVFEVDCMGLLNIAKTLNSGKDLAGNDLDEPTNFYIGATGNPGAPDLEIERQKLAAKIHNGAHFVQTQPIYDLEQAKRYIDKMSEFDVPIMLGLIPLKSFKMATYLHEKVPGINLTQEILDRVEKGGKEAGTEIAIETLEQIKKIAAGVHIMPLNDIDTTLHIIDHV, from the coding sequence ATGACATTAAGAGAGAAACATCAACAAGGGAAATTCACCATTACTGTTGAATTAGACCCACCAAAGAGCAGTTCTGCTCAAAAAGTATTTGATCAAGCAGCGCGTTTAAAAGGGAAGGTTGATGCTATTAATATCGCTGACAGCCCTATGTCTAAGATGCGTATGAGCCCAATTTCCTTGTCCTATTTATTGCAACATAATGAAGGCATTGAAACTATTTTCCATCTCACATGTCGCGACCGCAACATCATCGGCTTGCAATCCGAATTACTTGGCGCTGCAGCACTTGGCGTAAATAATATCTTAACCCTTACTGGTGACAAACCAGATAATGGAGACCATCCATTTGCACAATCCGTTTTCGAAGTAGACTGCATGGGCTTACTAAATATCGCTAAAACTTTGAATTCTGGCAAAGACTTAGCAGGTAATGACTTAGATGAGCCTACAAACTTCTACATCGGTGCAACTGGTAACCCCGGTGCTCCAGATTTAGAAATTGAACGCCAAAAATTGGCTGCCAAAATCCATAATGGTGCGCATTTCGTACAAACACAACCAATTTACGATTTAGAACAAGCAAAACGCTACATCGATAAGATGTCTGAATTCGATGTACCTATTATGCTCGGTTTAATTCCACTTAAAAGCTTCAAAATGGCTACATATCTACACGAAAAAGTGCCTGGGATCAACCTTACTCAAGAAATCCTAGACCGCGTAGAAAAGGGCGGTAAAGAAGCGGGTACAGAAATCGCTATCGAAACATTGGAACAAATCAAAAAAATTGCTGCAGGCGTACATATTATGCCTTTAAACGATATCGATACAACATTACATATCATTGATCACGTATAA